One stretch of Treponema pectinovorum DNA includes these proteins:
- a CDS encoding 1,4-alpha-glucan branching protein domain-containing protein: MSVKNLALVVVAHEPYIRHISGEGEFPRPENSIFFSALSQTYIPLVNLLHKLEDEHINAKFSLVLTPVICAMLDDEMLKNQYVDWLERCIILGEKEIERLKDEPPLLKNAQEQLKKAVENRENFTQKYNRNLLAQFAQFSKKGMIEILTSCGTHAFLPHYSDLPEILNAQVETGIISHKYYFDTVPYGFWLPYMGYSRGLENVLRSYGVNYTLLNAQSLLFCENPPAAGIFEPVRCNNSLVVFGTDSKIYSELEGESSFSANKVYKNQNRDIGFELDSAQLSDFMKQNSPRLDSLFRYWSKEDDSLVIYDSQKAMEQVKIDAKKFLDSKNKKLECVSSCVNEPSLVCAINASTLGQNWAEGMDFFEQVLRLNCESNFACPEDLIKEQFKLTKVNPYPSAASGQGYGEDLLDSSNSWMVRYTRKMSERMVDLAGRFPDDTGLKARLLILGAKELMLSQSGELAKMIHDGYMPDFAKQTFISSVMDFTTVFDSLGSNVVSTEWLTKIEKEHNLFPWMNYRIFRKKI, from the coding sequence ATGTCAGTTAAAAATCTTGCGCTTGTTGTTGTTGCCCACGAACCATATATCCGTCATATATCAGGCGAGGGGGAATTTCCTAGACCTGAAAATTCAATTTTTTTTAGCGCTTTAAGCCAAACTTACATTCCGCTTGTAAATCTCTTGCATAAACTTGAAGACGAACACATAAATGCAAAATTTTCGCTGGTTTTAACGCCTGTAATCTGCGCAATGCTCGATGACGAAATGTTAAAAAATCAATATGTTGACTGGCTTGAGCGTTGCATAATTTTAGGCGAAAAAGAAATTGAGCGCCTAAAGGATGAACCACCCCTTTTAAAAAATGCACAAGAGCAATTAAAAAAGGCTGTGGAAAACAGAGAAAATTTTACACAAAAATACAACCGCAATTTGCTCGCTCAATTTGCACAATTTTCTAAAAAAGGAATGATTGAAATTTTAACTTCTTGTGGAACTCATGCTTTTCTTCCTCACTATAGCGATTTACCTGAAATTTTAAATGCACAAGTTGAAACTGGAATAATCTCGCACAAGTACTATTTTGATACTGTCCCTTATGGTTTTTGGCTTCCATATATGGGGTATTCTAGAGGGTTGGAAAATGTCTTGCGCTCTTACGGCGTAAATTACACTCTTTTAAATGCACAGAGCTTGCTTTTTTGTGAAAATCCTCCTGCTGCGGGAATTTTTGAGCCAGTTCGTTGCAACAATTCTTTGGTAGTTTTTGGAACAGATTCAAAAATTTACTCTGAACTTGAAGGCGAATCTTCTTTTTCTGCAAACAAGGTTTATAAAAATCAAAACCGAGATATTGGATTTGAACTTGATTCTGCTCAACTTTCTGATTTTATGAAGCAGAATTCTCCACGACTCGACAGCCTTTTTAGATATTGGTCAAAAGAAGATGATTCTTTGGTAATCTACGACAGTCAAAAGGCTATGGAGCAGGTAAAAATCGATGCAAAAAAATTCCTCGATTCTAAAAACAAAAAACTTGAATGCGTATCCTCTTGTGTAAACGAGCCAAGTTTGGTTTGCGCAATAAATGCAAGTACTTTAGGGCAGAATTGGGCGGAAGGAATGGATTTTTTTGAACAAGTACTGCGCTTGAATTGCGAGTCAAACTTTGCCTGTCCAGAGGATTTAATAAAAGAGCAATTTAAATTGACAAAAGTAAATCCTTATCCTTCTGCTGCCAGCGGGCAGGGCTATGGCGAAGATCTGCTTGACAGTTCTAATTCGTGGATGGTCCGTTACACAAGAAAGATGAGCGAGCGCATGGTTGACCTTGCAGGGCGCTTTCCTGATGACACAGGTTTAAAAGCTAGGCTTTTGATTTTAGGCGCAAAGGAATTGATGCTTTCTCAATCCGGAGAACTTGCAAAGATGATACACGACGGATATATGCCGGATTTTGCAAAACAGACTTTTATCTCTAGCGTTATGGATTTTACAACTGTCTTTGATTCTTTGGGCTCTAACGTTGTAAGCACAGAATGGCTTACAAAAATTGAAAAAGAACACAATCTATTCCCGTGGATGAATTATAGAATTTTTAGAAAAAAGATTTAA
- a CDS encoding UPF0164 family protein — protein sequence MKGIFIKKSIIISLIFFIGTKFAFSLELSDVNNRLTDIFGNLTDDNNAGTTVFRSLNIPKGGRAESLGTAVTALCDDITFFDYNPAGSSVLKNTEFAVFHNSWIADSAMETLEGTTRFNNLGMGFQFKCFYVPFTEYNLFGDNVAKNYYSETSLAVNLSYNFFAGYDFKGLSLGANVKTTWRKMPDYTDNKNDRIKSGSGLSQSALALMADFGLLMQFNLLKHFDDTEPNFHFAFTINNAGLSVTGFSKEFQLDDSLPTRVTAGFSYRLMKNFVFTGEFRQPVNLLKITSSEKFSLASGLELNITDFFDLETGLLISGGNPRFSLGSQFTVKGIKMSVNYTLDLTSSFNPVNHISLGARLILGDRGRSLIKDEVQSKYVQGIQLYSKGGKNDIIEAIQKWTEAKELSSSMGIRFDPAIKAIKSAQSLLDLHDMINSYGTLDSKNQ from the coding sequence ATGAAAGGTATTTTCATAAAAAAAAGCATAATTATTTCTCTTATTTTTTTTATTGGCACAAAATTTGCATTTTCCCTTGAACTTTCTGATGTAAATAATCGCCTTACAGACATTTTTGGAAACCTTACTGATGACAACAACGCAGGAACTACAGTATTCCGCTCGCTAAACATTCCAAAAGGCGGGCGGGCAGAAAGTTTGGGAACTGCGGTAACAGCCCTCTGCGATGATATAACTTTTTTTGATTACAATCCGGCCGGTTCTTCGGTGCTAAAAAATACAGAATTCGCGGTTTTTCACAATTCGTGGATTGCAGATTCTGCAATGGAAACTTTAGAAGGAACTACGCGATTTAACAATTTGGGAATGGGATTCCAATTCAAATGTTTTTACGTTCCTTTTACCGAATACAACCTTTTTGGCGACAATGTTGCAAAAAATTACTATTCAGAAACTTCGCTTGCGGTCAATCTTTCGTATAATTTTTTTGCCGGCTACGATTTTAAGGGGCTTTCGCTTGGTGCAAATGTAAAAACCACCTGGCGAAAAATGCCCGACTATACAGACAACAAAAACGACAGAATAAAATCAGGTTCTGGACTTTCTCAATCTGCACTCGCTTTGATGGCAGATTTTGGACTTTTGATGCAATTCAATTTGCTAAAACATTTTGACGACACCGAGCCGAATTTTCATTTTGCCTTTACGATAAACAATGCAGGACTTTCTGTAACTGGTTTTTCAAAGGAATTCCAGCTCGATGACTCGCTTCCAACAAGGGTTACTGCCGGTTTTTCTTATAGATTGATGAAAAATTTCGTTTTTACAGGCGAATTTCGACAGCCCGTAAATCTTTTAAAAATCACCTCATCAGAAAAATTCTCACTAGCGTCTGGCCTTGAATTAAACATCACAGATTTTTTTGATTTAGAGACTGGACTTTTAATCTCTGGAGGAAATCCTCGCTTTAGTCTTGGAAGCCAATTCACAGTAAAAGGCATAAAGATGAGCGTAAATTACACTTTAGACCTTACAAGTTCTTTTAATCCTGTAAACCACATAAGTCTAGGAGCAAGGCTAATCTTAGGCGACAGAGGTCGCTCGCTTATAAAAGATGAAGTTCAAAGCAAATATGTTCAAGGAATTCAACTTTATTCTAAGGGTGGAAAAAACGACATAATCGAAGCGATCCAAAAATGGACGGAGGCGAAAGAACTTTCTTCTTCCATGGGAATAAGATTTGATCCTGCTATAAAAGCGATAAAATCTGCACAGAGCCTTTTGGATTTGCACGATATGATAAACTCATACGGAACTCTGGATTCAAAAAATCAGTAA